The Gordonia terrae genome contains the following window.
TCCAGCGAGTTGTAGAAGGCCAGGGCGAGCTCCGGCGCGAAGGCAAACGTCGCCGACGAGTACAGGGTGACCCCGATCGCGCGGTAGGCCTGCTGCGTGATCTCGGCGGTGGGCAGGCCGTTGAAGAACAGGAACTCCTTCGTGTCGCCCAACGCCTCCTTGACCGCGATCACGATGCGCGACACATTGTCGAGATCACCCGTGCCGTCCTTGAACCCGATGACCGTGGGCAGCTGGGCGACCTCGATCGCCGACGCCTCGTCGAACACGGCGTTGCCGCGGTTGTAGACGATCAGCGGCAGATCGGTGGCCGCGGCGACAGCTCGCGTGTACTCCGCGAGGCCGGCGGGCGGCATCGTCACCAGGTACGGCGGAAGCAGCAGGATGCCGTCGGCGCCATTGGCTTTCGCACTCACCGCGAACTCCTTGGACTGGACGAGCGAGCCGCCGGCGCCGGCGAACACCGGGACGCGCCCGGCGACGGTCTCGACCGCGCACCGGACGATCCGGCCGAACTCCTCGAGACCGAGCGCGTGGAACTCGCCGGTGCCGCAGGCGACGAACACGCCCCCGGGGCCGGCCGCCACCCCGCGGTCGATGTGTTCGGCGAGGCGGCGGTAGTCCACCTCACCACTGCTGTCGAAAGGTGTGACGGGAAAGAACAGGACGCCGTTGAGCATTGGGACTCCTTGGATGGGGTGTGGTTCAGTCGCGGATGAGTTCGCCGTCGACACGGCGCCAGATGTGTTCGGGGTTGCCGTCGGCGATCGGCCGCGGCAGCAGTGACGCCGGCACGTCCTGATAGGCCACCGGTCGCAGGAATCGCTCGATGGCGAGCGATCCGACGCTGGTGGTTCGGCTGTCGGAGGTGGATGGATACGGTCCGCCGTGCACCATCGCGTGTCCGACCTCGACACCGGTCGGCCATCCGTTGAACAGGATCCGGCCGGCCTTGAGTTCCAGCGCCTCGAGCAGGTCGCGGGCATCCTCGTGGTCGGAGTCCGCGGCGTGGACGGTCGCGGTGAGCTGACCTTCGAGCTCCGCGGCCACCTCCCGCACCTGCTGCAGGTCTCGACAGCGCACAACGAGGCTCGACGACCCGAAGATCTCCTGCTGCAACGTCGTCGACGCGAGGAAGGTCTCGGCGTCGGTGCCGAAGAGCGCGGCCCGACAGGTGTTCGGCCCGGTCGACTCCTCGGACCGGGCGAGAACGTCTGCGGCGGAGACGAACTCGTCAACTCCGGACGCATAGCTCGCGGCGATGCCCGGGGTCAGCATCGGCGTCGGCGTCGACGACGAGATCGCTTCGGCGGCCGCGGCGACGAAGGCGTCGAGGCCGGGGCCGTCCACGGCGATCACGAGACCGGGGTTGGTGCAGAACTGTCCCGATCCCATCGTCAGCGAAGCCACGAACGCACGGCCCAGGCCCGCCGCGTCGTCGCGCAATGCACCGTCGAGCGGGAAGACGGGGTTGATCGAACTCATCTCCGCATACACCGGGATGGGTTCGGGGCGCGAGGCGGCAGCGGCGACGAGAGCCGTTCCGCCCGAACGTGATCCGGTGAAGCCCACCGCCTTGATGTGCGGGTCGGTGACGAGTGCGATACCGAGTTCACGGCCGGTGCCGTACAGCAGCGAGAACGTGCCCGCGGGCATACCGGTGGCGGCAACCGCATCGGTGATCAACCGTCCGACCAGTTCCGAGGTACCGGGGTGGGCATCGTGCGCCTTGACCACGACCGGACATCCGGCCGCGAGCGCCGACGCGGTGTCGCCGCCGGCGACCGAGAACGCCAGCGGGAAGTTGCTGGCGCCGAACACCGCCACGGGACCGAGCGGGATCTTCCGCTGCCGGATGTCCGCACGCGGCAGCGGCGTGCGGTCCGGTTGCGCGGGGTCGATCCGCGCGCCGTGCCAGCTGCCCTCCCGCAGCACCGAGGCGAACAGACGCAGCTGACCCGACGTGCGTCCGACCTCGCCGGTGATCCGCGCCGGCGGGAGGCCGGTCTCGGCGACGGCGCGCTCGACCAGGACCTCGGACGCGGCGTCGAGGTTGTCGGCGATCGTCGAGAGGAAGTGCGCCCGTTCCTCGGAGGAGGTGGCCCGATACGGCCCGAAGGCATCCGCCGCGGCTGCGGTGGCCCGAGCGACGTCGGCCTCGGTGCCGTGTGCGTACGCCGGCAACAATCGCCCATCGGTGGCCGGGTCGATGCCATGGACGGCGCTCCCGGAGCCGGTCACCCGCTCACCGGCGATGATGAGCTGACCGGTCAGGTCGTGCGTGGTCAACGGTGCGGGTCGGTGCGCAATGGTCATCGTGGTCCCATCCCTTGTGAGTTGGCGTCTGCCGAGATCGCCGCGCCGTGGTCACGCCCCGAGCGATGTCGTCTGCTCTCGATCGGCCGCCGCGGTCGGCGTCGGCCTCGCCCTGAGTTCGGCCTTGTCACGACCGTAGGTCCGGCCATTCATTCATGTCCAAGTCAATTACTGACGCCATCAATGCGGGTGGTGCATCGATCCAGGTGAGTGATTCACGAGGGGACGAGACGATGCGCATCTTCGGTGTCATCCGGCCGGCCCACGCCGGGGCTCAAGCCCGCCCTGCGACGACGGGCAATGAGACAATCACAGCGCCGAACCCGACATAACGCACATGCGCCGAGCCACGGCGGATGTGCCGATCATCGGACCGGGCACACCACCCACTCGACGAAAGCGGAATCCAGAACCGATGAAGCGCATTCGCCTCCTCGCCATCATGGCCCTGGCCATCGCGGCACTGACCATCTCCTTCGGCACCGCCAACGGCGCCCCCGCGCCTGCCGCGCCGTCCCACCACTCGAGCGCCTCCGCCGACGGAACCTCCATCATTTCCCAGCTGCGCAACGCGACGTTCGTCGCGGGCGAGCAGGAACTCCGGGTCGTCGACGCCCGCGGACAGACCATCGAACGGATCGGACTCGTGCTGCCGTTCGACGGGGCCGCGGTCCCGATGCGCGCGCAGGTCTCCGCCGATCGCACCCAGGCGACGGTCACGCCGATCCTCTCCCCCGAGGCGCGTGCGGCCATCGCGGCCGGCGTCCACCCGGCATCCGCCAAGAAGGACCGGGCCTACCAGCAGATGATCTGGCACATCACCAACGGCTGGAATCGCGGCGGCAACGTCACCACCGCGATCGGCGCGCTCGCCGGACTCGTCATCGGCTGCATCGTCATCGTCGGCTGCGTCTGGGGCGCGGGCGTCGGCGCTGCCATCGGCGCGGTCATCGGCATCAACAACGGCGACCCGCGTGCGGGACAGTCGATCCTGAACTGGATCAACACCCCGTAGCAGCACCGAAGCCCGACACGCGTGGGCATCGACACGAATCCTCGACCCTGATCTCCAGGGTCGGGGATTTCTCTTCTGGCCCGGTCCCATCGGCAGCGATCCGCGCACAGTCAACGCATATCGACGCACAGTCGACGGGAGCTGCGACTCCGGAACCCTCCCGGCGTTTGCTTTACAAATTGCCCCGATTGTCTAGACAACGGACATTGTCTCGGTTAATGTCCAGTGCTGTACATCACAGCCCCGTCCAGACAGGAGTGCGCATGAGTACCGCACCGACCCCGCCCACCGCGGACGACTCGCCCGTCGAGTGGAAGGACCGGAAGCGCCATCTGTGGCTTCTCGGCCTGATCCCACCGACATCGGTCTTTCTCGCGATGCTTCTCGTCGCCGGGTTCAATGCCATCGGCCACGGCCTCGATGTCGTGTCACCGGTGTGGTGGTGGATCGGGCCGATACTGGTCTACGTCCTGCTCCCCATCCTCGACGTGTTCTTCGGGCCCGACGGTTCGAACCCGCCCGAGGAGCTGATGGAGCAGCTGGAGAACGACAAGTACTACCGCTACTGCACCTACATCTACATCCCGTTCCAGATCGCGAGCCTCGTGATGGCCTGCTACCTGTGGACGGCCGACGACCTCGGCTGGCTCGGCATCGACGGCGGATTGGGCCTGGCGTCGAAGATCGGGTTGGCCCTGTCGATCGGCGCGATGGGCGGGATCGGGATCAACACCGCCCACGAACTGGGCCACAAGAAAGACGACCTCGAGCGCTGGCTGTCGAAGATCACGCTCGCCCAGACCTTTTACGGTCACTTCTTCATCGAGCACAACCGCGGCCACCACGTGCGGGTCGCGACGCCCGAGGACCCGGCCAGCTCGCGGTTCGGAGAATCGTTCTGGCGCTTCCTTCCCCGCAGCGTCTGGGGAAGTCTGAAGTCCTCGGTCGAACTCGAACGCAAGCGACTCGAGCGTGCGGACAAGCCGTTCTGGCACCCGAGCAACGACGTCCTCAACGCCTGGGCGATGTCGATCGTGTTGTGGGGTGCGCTCACGGCGATCTTCGGCTGGGAGATCCTGCCGTTCCTGGTGATCCAGGCCGTGTACGGCTTCTCGCTGCTGGAGACCGTGAACTATCTCGAGCACTACGGTCTGCTCCGCCAGAAGACCGCGACCGGTCGCTACGAACGATGCACTCCGGAGCACAGCTGGAATTCCGATCACATCTGCACGAACATCTTCCTGTACCACCTCCAACGGCACAGCGATCATCACGCGAATCCCACCCGGCGGTACCAGACCCTGCGCAGCTTCGACGGTGCCCCGAACCTGCCGAGCGGGTACGCGAGCATGATCACGCTCGCCTACTTCCCCCCGGTCTGGCGGCGCGTGATGGATCGGCGGGTGCTCGACCATTACGACGGTGACGTCGAACGCGTCAACATCGCACCGCACCGCCGCGAACGCGTCCTCGCCGAGCACGGGGTGTCGCCGCGATGAGCACATTCCGTTGTCCGGTCTGCGATTACGTCTACGACGAGGCCGCCGGCGCGCCCCGTGAGGGCTTCCCGCCCGGCACCGCGTGGGCCACCATCCCCGACGAGTGGCCCTGCCCCGACTGCGGGGTTCGCGAGAAGATCGACTTCGAAGGAGTGGCGGTACGATGAATTTCAAGCTTTTCCGTTGCGAGGTATGCGGTTTCGAGTACGACGAGGAACTCGGCTGGCCGGAGGACGGCATCGAACCCGGCACACGCTGGGCCGACATCCCCGACGACTGGAGCTGCCCGGACTGCGGGGCGGCGAAGACCGACTTCGAGATGGTCGAAGTGGCGCGTCCATGAGCGCCGTTCGCGTCGGTGACTCCGGGAGAGACGTGTCGGTGGTGATCGTCGGCACCGGTGTCGCCGGCATCACCGCCGCGGAGACACTGCGTGGCAACGGTTTCGACGGGACGATCACCGTCTTCGGGGAGGAGCCACATCTCCCCTATCGTCGAACGGCGTTGAGCAAGAACCTCGTCGTCGGCGACCTGTCGGACGCCAAGATCACGCTTCGTCCGCCCGGGTACTGGTCGGAGCGGAGCATCGACATCGTGACCTCGACGCGAGTCGTCGACGTCGACACCTCGTCCCGCCTGGTCCGCCTCGCCGACGCCACCGAGGCCGGTTATGACGCGCTGGTCCTGGCCACCGGCGGACGTGCCCGGCAATTGCCCGGCGGGTCGTCGTCCCCATTTTCGTTGCGCACCCGGCGCGACGCGGAGGGACTGCGGGAGGCGATCGCGGACGGACCGGTGGTCATCGTCGGCGGCGGACTGATCGGTCTGGAGATCGCCGCGGCCGTGGCGACCGCGGGTGAGGGGTCGCAGGTGACCGTGGTCGAGCGCGGATCGTCGTTGCTGTCCCGGGTCGTCCCGGCGTCGGTGGCCGAGGCGGTGGCGACCCTGCACCGTGAACGCGGTGTACGGATCCTCACCGGCGCGGAGCCCATCGCACTCGGCGCACAGACGGTGACACTCGCCGACGGGCAGACGCTGACGGGGACGGTGATCAGTGCGGTCGGAATGGAACCCGAGCTCGACTTGGCGCGCAGTGCCGGACTTTTCGTCGATTCGGCCGGTGTCGTCGTCGACGATGCGCTCCGCACGGGGGTGCCCGGTGTCTATGCGGCCGGAGATGTCGCGGCGCGTCCGCATCCGTTGACGGGGGCACCCATGCGTGCCGAGCAGTGGCTCACGGCGACCGAGCACGGCAGACTGGTCGCCATGACGATCGCCGCCGACCTCGGATCGGGCGCCGACACCTCGGTTCCGGTGCCGCGAGTGCCACTGGCCTGGACGATGCAGTACTCCACCAACATCCAGGTCGTCGGGTGGCCGACCTCCGGGGACCGAGTCGACGTCGAACTCGTCGACTCCAGCTCGGTCGTCCGGACCTTCGCGGGTGATCGACTGGTCGGGGCGGTCTGTATCGGACGGGGCGCGTCCGGGCGCGCCCTGCGCGCCGAGATCGAGTCCTCGCTCCAGCCGGCCGGCGTCGGATGACGACACGCAACTTCGCCCAGGACAGCAGGGCCCTCCTCCGCAACTCCCTGCTCGACGGGCTACACGACCTGCTGCTGGACCGGGATTGGGCGGCGGTGCGCATGTCCGACGTCGCCGCCGCCACCGGAGTCAGTCGTCAGACCGTCTACAACGAGTTCGGGTCACGCTATGGCCTCGCCCAGGGCTACGCGGTCCGGTTGGCCGGTCGTTTCGCCGGCCACGTCGCGGACTCGCTGGCCGGTTCCGTCGACGACGTCACCGAAGCCCTGCACAAGGGTTTCGGTGAGTTCTTCGCCGGGGTCGCCACCGATCCGCTGATCGCGTCGCTGCTGTCCGGCGAGGCCAAACCCGATCTGATGAAGCTGATCACCACCGATGCCGCACCGATCATCACCACCGCGGCCGACCGGCTGGCCGATGCCTTCCGCCAGTCCACCTGGCTGACGATGGCGGAGTCCGACGTCGTGCGTATCTCACGCGCGATCACCAGGATGGCCCTGAGCTACATCGCCATGCCGCCGGAGGGCGATCGGGATGTCGCCTCCGACCTCGCCGCCATCATCGCCCCGGCCATCGAGGTGGCCCGCGCACGGGTCTGACGGTCAGCCGCGCAGGAGGCTCCGCGTGCCGCGCCGGATGACCGCGCGATAGATCCGGTCGATGGTGCCGACCCGTGCGTCCTCGGGGTCCACGAGTTCGTTTTCCGCGATGACCGATTCTTCGCCGTCGATCGTCTCGCGATCGAAGGCCTCGAGTGTCCGGCCGGGGCCGGTCAGCCCGTCGATCGCCCTCACGAGCGAATCCGCCTGAGCCACGGCGTCGTCGAATACCCGGTGCTCGACGCCCAGATGCTCGGACAGCAAGCGCGTACGCATGGACAGGATCGTCGACCGCAGGGTCCGGTCCGCCGGATCACGCGGATCGGCTTCGATCGCGACGTCACATTCACTGTCGAATCCCAACGACCGGTTGTTGAGGTTCGACGACCCGATGCGCAGGAGGACGTCGTCGACGATCAGCACCTTGGCGTGCACGTAGATCGGGTCGCCGTCGGCGGTGACCGGATAGTAGGCGCGGAATCGGTCGTACTTGTCGGCGCGCCACAGCAGTTGCAGGAGTTTGTGCCGCGCACCATCCATCGCGAGTCGCTCGACCGGGCTGTCCGCATGCCGAGGCAGCACCACGACGATCTCGGGACCGTCGGGCTCGGCGAGGCGTTCGGCCAGCGCATCCGCGACCTCCCGGGCCGCCAGGTACTGACTCTCCACGTAGATGGTCCGTTGCGCCGCGGCGAAGGCCGCGCGATAGAGGCGACGGATCTCCTCGACCTGGGGCCGCGCGTCGTACTGCGGAATCGTCCGCGCCACCGCGACGTCGCAGTCGGTGAACGTGACGTCGAGATCCGCCGGCCAGATGTCGGGGCCGTCGGTGTCGACCAGGGGCTTGAGACACTCGCCGGTGGCTGCTTCCCAGCGGTCGAGGGCGACGGACGCGACCACGCGCGCGGCGTCGCCGTCGAGCGCAACGGTGACGTCGTGCCACGGCCCGTGCGGCCGGCCGTCGGGATCTCGGCGAAAGTCGTTCTGCGACAGATGCTCCGAGGTATCCCAGCGGTCCACGGTCATGTCGATGCCGCCACAGAAGGCGAACTGGTCGTCGATCACCGCGATCTTCTGGTGGTGGGCGGCCGAGACCGGGTGCGCGGCGTCGATCCGGTAGTGCAGACGACGACCGGTGAGCAGGTCCTGGACGAACGGCGGTGCGACCCCGCGCAGGATTCCGGTGAACGCTCCGGTGCTCCAGCGCAGGACGTGGATCTCCAGCTCCGGACGGGTGTCGATCAGCCACCGCAAGAAGTCGCCGAGCACATCGGGGACCTCATCGTCGGTGGTCGTCGGGTCGAGTCTGATGCGGGTGTCCACATCCCACCCGATGAGCACGATTCGTCGCCGGGCCTGCAACAACGCCGACTTCGCATGCAGAAAGTAGTCCGCCGCATCGACGATGCAGGCCACGCGGTCCGCGGTCGCGATCTCGCGGCACGTGTCCCCGGCACGCAGGATCGGCTCGTGAGCTGACTCGTCCACCGCGTTCACTCCTCGCATCGCCTCGGGCCCCGACCGGCGCCCATTGTGCCAAGGCACCGTAGCGCCCGCGAGGGCGAGGCGGGTCGCCGCCGGGCTGCGCGTCGGATGCCTACACTCGTCGAGGTGACCGCCGACCCGACTGCCGATCGACCAGAGGACGCTGCCGAGCGCGCGCGCCCGACGCGTCAGAGCGGCCGGCGCATGGCGATCGCCGCGGCGCTGGTCGTGGTCGTTCTCGCCGGCGTCGGCCTCGTCGCCTGGCGGACCGTGCCCGAGCGGTGGTTGCCCTGGGACACCGCCGAGTTCCCCGAGGTCGACGCATCCGAGCTCACGCCGGGGCAGGTGCGGGTCGTCGAAGCGGTGCGGCGCGAACACGCCGCCCAGCGCCCGGGGACGTTCTTCTCCGAGGGCGCCGACGAGCCGTGG
Protein-coding sequences here:
- a CDS encoding 5-dehydro-4-deoxyglucarate dehydratase, with the protein product MLNGVLFFPVTPFDSSGEVDYRRLAEHIDRGVAAGPGGVFVACGTGEFHALGLEEFGRIVRCAVETVAGRVPVFAGAGGSLVQSKEFAVSAKANGADGILLLPPYLVTMPPAGLAEYTRAVAAATDLPLIVYNRGNAVFDEASAIEVAQLPTVIGFKDGTGDLDNVSRIVIAVKEALGDTKEFLFFNGLPTAEITQQAYRAIGVTLYSSATFAFAPELALAFYNSLETGDVELTEALLREFFHPLVRLRNTVPGYAVALVKHGVTMEGIEAGPVRAPLVQPTPEHKAELERITAAGRAVLATALATPAAV
- a CDS encoding alkane 1-monooxygenase, whose translation is MSTAPTPPTADDSPVEWKDRKRHLWLLGLIPPTSVFLAMLLVAGFNAIGHGLDVVSPVWWWIGPILVYVLLPILDVFFGPDGSNPPEELMEQLENDKYYRYCTYIYIPFQIASLVMACYLWTADDLGWLGIDGGLGLASKIGLALSIGAMGGIGINTAHELGHKKDDLERWLSKITLAQTFYGHFFIEHNRGHHVRVATPEDPASSRFGESFWRFLPRSVWGSLKSSVELERKRLERADKPFWHPSNDVLNAWAMSIVLWGALTAIFGWEILPFLVIQAVYGFSLLETVNYLEHYGLLRQKTATGRYERCTPEHSWNSDHICTNIFLYHLQRHSDHHANPTRRYQTLRSFDGAPNLPSGYASMITLAYFPPVWRRVMDRRVLDHYDGDVERVNIAPHRRERVLAEHGVSPR
- a CDS encoding rubredoxin, with the translated sequence MSTFRCPVCDYVYDEAAGAPREGFPPGTAWATIPDEWPCPDCGVREKIDFEGVAVR
- a CDS encoding rubredoxin, which codes for MNFKLFRCEVCGFEYDEELGWPEDGIEPGTRWADIPDDWSCPDCGAAKTDFEMVEVARP
- a CDS encoding phospholipase D-like domain-containing protein, giving the protein MDESAHEPILRAGDTCREIATADRVACIVDAADYFLHAKSALLQARRRIVLIGWDVDTRIRLDPTTTDDEVPDVLGDFLRWLIDTRPELEIHVLRWSTGAFTGILRGVAPPFVQDLLTGRRLHYRIDAAHPVSAAHHQKIAVIDDQFAFCGGIDMTVDRWDTSEHLSQNDFRRDPDGRPHGPWHDVTVALDGDAARVVASVALDRWEAATGECLKPLVDTDGPDIWPADLDVTFTDCDVAVARTIPQYDARPQVEEIRRLYRAAFAAAQRTIYVESQYLAAREVADALAERLAEPDGPEIVVVLPRHADSPVERLAMDGARHKLLQLLWRADKYDRFRAYYPVTADGDPIYVHAKVLIVDDVLLRIGSSNLNNRSLGFDSECDVAIEADPRDPADRTLRSTILSMRTRLLSEHLGVEHRVFDDAVAQADSLVRAIDGLTGPGRTLEAFDRETIDGEESVIAENELVDPEDARVGTIDRIYRAVIRRGTRSLLRG
- a CDS encoding NAD(P)/FAD-dependent oxidoreductase, with protein sequence MSAVRVGDSGRDVSVVIVGTGVAGITAAETLRGNGFDGTITVFGEEPHLPYRRTALSKNLVVGDLSDAKITLRPPGYWSERSIDIVTSTRVVDVDTSSRLVRLADATEAGYDALVLATGGRARQLPGGSSSPFSLRTRRDAEGLREAIADGPVVIVGGGLIGLEIAAAVATAGEGSQVTVVERGSSLLSRVVPASVAEAVATLHRERGVRILTGAEPIALGAQTVTLADGQTLTGTVISAVGMEPELDLARSAGLFVDSAGVVVDDALRTGVPGVYAAGDVAARPHPLTGAPMRAEQWLTATEHGRLVAMTIAADLGSGADTSVPVPRVPLAWTMQYSTNIQVVGWPTSGDRVDVELVDSSSVVRTFAGDRLVGAVCIGRGASGRALRAEIESSLQPAGVG
- a CDS encoding aldehyde dehydrogenase (NADP(+)) — translated: MTIAHRPAPLTTHDLTGQLIIAGERVTGSGSAVHGIDPATDGRLLPAYAHGTEADVARATAAAADAFGPYRATSSEERAHFLSTIADNLDAASEVLVERAVAETGLPPARITGEVGRTSGQLRLFASVLREGSWHGARIDPAQPDRTPLPRADIRQRKIPLGPVAVFGASNFPLAFSVAGGDTASALAAGCPVVVKAHDAHPGTSELVGRLITDAVAATGMPAGTFSLLYGTGRELGIALVTDPHIKAVGFTGSRSGGTALVAAAASRPEPIPVYAEMSSINPVFPLDGALRDDAAGLGRAFVASLTMGSGQFCTNPGLVIAVDGPGLDAFVAAAAEAISSSTPTPMLTPGIAASYASGVDEFVSAADVLARSEESTGPNTCRAALFGTDAETFLASTTLQQEIFGSSSLVVRCRDLQQVREVAAELEGQLTATVHAADSDHEDARDLLEALELKAGRILFNGWPTGVEVGHAMVHGGPYPSTSDSRTTSVGSLAIERFLRPVAYQDVPASLLPRPIADGNPEHIWRRVDGELIRD
- a CDS encoding TetR family transcriptional regulator, whose protein sequence is MTTRNFAQDSRALLRNSLLDGLHDLLLDRDWAAVRMSDVAAATGVSRQTVYNEFGSRYGLAQGYAVRLAGRFAGHVADSLAGSVDDVTEALHKGFGEFFAGVATDPLIASLLSGEAKPDLMKLITTDAAPIITTAADRLADAFRQSTWLTMAESDVVRISRAITRMALSYIAMPPEGDRDVASDLAAIIAPAIEVARARV